The Archocentrus centrarchus isolate MPI-CPG fArcCen1 chromosome 1, fArcCen1, whole genome shotgun sequence genome includes the window CGGTTGCAGGGAAGTGCAAAGCAAGACAAGTGAGCCTTCAGGAAGAATATTTATGTTAGCTTAATGCTAATATTATCTGGGATGCAATTACATCTACATTCAGAAAGGACAACGCAGCAATAATGACAAAGAATTTCTGGTGGTTTGAGCACATACTCATCTTGACTCACACTCCAGCCTCTGTTGTTGGCAAGCAAGCAACAAGTATATCATATGTACAGTATACTTACCTGGCATGTATGAAATAATGAATGGCATACATGATGACTGGTGCATTAAACTCTTTGATTATGGATATTTAGAAATTCTATGAGAAAATTGTATATCTAATATAATATCCCAGgtttctctctatatatatctatatctacagtagttctatatatatatatatagaagaGCTATACAGATATATATGCAGATGGTTCtctgttaaagaaaagaaataatataAGATCCCATTTCCATCATTGCAAGTCTTAAATCAGACAACGTCAAGAGGCCGATTTCATTGCAGTCAGTGAGAGAGGGAAGAAGTgtttgtttgcgtgtgtgtgtgtgtgtgtgtgtgtgtgagtgagtgagtgagagcgagaaagacagagagagagagagagagatgggaggtGGAGGGGGTTCATTAAAGCCCCTGGTTTAAGCCCAGCCCATTCTGGATATGTAAATGTCTGAGGCATGGAGAAAAACACAGCAAGAAAAAAGCAGCGAGCGAAGATgtgagagggaagaggaggaggggagcaGCATGAACAAGTGAGTGAGCGATCAAGggaaagagagcaagagagagagggaaagggagCGAGCACTCTGAATTGTGAGTGGCTTACGACACTCAGTGAACAGAAGGTGCTTCTGCATGCGCTGTCAGTGTACTGGTCTGCTGCAAGGGATTGCGCGCTCCTTTGCTTCCCACATTTACCGCCCCTGCCTGCCTACCAGCACCAGCCTTCAGCAGCCTCTTCCAGCTGGCTGAGAAGACACCCAGAGAGCAAGGGAGTAAACGAACCTGCGAGCCACAGGGGATGCGAGCGGCTACTAAACCAATATGAGCCACTCAGATGACGAGGAATACTGTTACACATGAAAACAGTGAACAGGGTTCACCTCTTtaaatcctgttttgttttgtttttttttccttgcgtCCGTCACTGAAATCATGATTAAGTGCTTGAATGGATTTAAACCTCACAAGTCAGTGATTTCTTCAAGCGATGGACGATAACACGTTTTGACAGATCTGCTGAAACTTaaggaaaggaggaaagaaCAAGacagataattaaaaaaagagattcttgcttttttttttttttttcctttctctggtTGTCTCTTCTTCCCTCTGATCATTGCAGCAGAGGACTGcggaggagcaggagagacaGAGCTCATGCATGCAGACAGGGGTACTCGCACTTCCTACCATCTCGCTGAAAGCTACTTGGATTCCTTCTCTTTCTGGCTCTTTCACTTGAAGAGAACTAAGACATTGTAAGCCTGCCAAGGATCTGGTGTCCACTGaaaagagaggagggagggggggaaaTTTGTACCACAGTGGGGTCTTTTTTAGATTCGCACATAATTAGTGTTGGGGCACAAAGCGAGATGCTGAATGGAGATTGTCAGCTTTTGAATAGGGGTGAGTAGGAATCTTTTCGAATAAGACTGATCAGCGAAGACAATTTGATTTTCCATCCCCTCTACTCTCCACCCACTGCTTGATATAAAACgtaaggacattttttttttggcattttttgatAAAGATTCAAGCGGACTTAATCTCAAACATATTATCACTGTCTGCAGCTGACATACAAAGAATGAGACAGCTTATTAAATGAGTTTAATATGATATGATAAATATGATCTGATAGGTGCAAAACCAATATCCAGAGTGGTTCAATGGACATTTTCTCCCTGACATCCCTGGATATTTATGCTAATGGATTTCCTTCTAATTGGACTGTACTTAAAGTGGCCACTGAAGAAGCCCCCTGGGTTGATACTGTGTTCATTGGGAATTTTTCTAAGAACTGTTCCCTTGGTAGAGGGGGTTTGTCCACGGTTGTGCCGCTGCGACAGCAAGCTGCTGTACTGCGAGGGGCTCAACCTCACAGACATTCCCCGCAATCTGAGCAGTGCCATGGGCCTGTCTATGAGAGAGAACAACTTAACCGAGCTGCGTGAAGGCCAACTGGCTGGTCTGTCACAGCTCACCTGGCTCTATCTAGATCACAACAGCATTGACATTGTAGAGGAGGGTGCATTTGACAAGCTAAGACGAGTCAAAGAGTTAGACCTGAGCAACAACCGGATTGAGAGTCTGCCAAACGGGACCTTTAGGCCCCTCCCAAACCTCCGTATCTTGGACCTCTCATACAACAGGCTGCAGGCACTAGAGCCTGACCTGTTCCACAGCCTTAGAAAGCTCACCAATTTACATTTGCGCTACAATGCTCTCAAATTTGTGCCAGTGCGGATTTTTCAAGACTGCAGGAGCTTGCAGTTTCTGGACTTGGGATACAACCAACTGCAGAGCCTGGCACGAAACTCCTTTGCTGGCCTCTTCAAGTTGACTGAGTTGCATCTTGAGCACAATGAGCTAGTTAAAGTCAACCTAGCCCACTTCCCACGCCTCATCTCTTTACGTACTCTGTACATGCACAACAATCGTGCCACTATTGTTGTAAATACACTAGACTGGACATGGCATTTTTTAGAGAAGATTGACCTGTCAGCAAATGAAATCGAGTATATCGAGCCACATGTTTTTGAGAGTACACCAAACCTCAAGGTACTGATGCTAGACTCAAATCGTTTGACCTCTGTGGACCAGCGCATTCTGGATTCGTGGTCATCTCTGGACAGCATTACCCTGGCAGGGAATGACTGGGAGTGCAGTCGCAATGTGTGTGCCTTGGCCTCTTGGCTGAGTGCCTTCCAAGGCCAGCATGACAATTCCCTGCTGTGTTCAAGCCCTGACACAGCCCAGGGTGAGGATGTGTTGGATGCCGTCTATGCTTTTCAGCTATGTGAGGATCCCCCAATAGAGGTAACCACAGCAGGCCTGTACGCCTCCACAAGGGATCTGGCCCAGGGTGGCTCTGTGTTTCTGGGCCCATTTACTCCCAACCCTTATGAGGGTGAGGGTAGTGAAGTGGTCACAAATTCTTTCACTGTCACAGTGGGCCATGATGACCTGGAGAGCACCATGCAGATCCACAAGGTGGTCACAGGCACCATGGCACTCATCTTCTCCTTTCTTATCATAGTGCTCATGCTATACGTGGCATGGAAGTGCTTTCCAGCTGGAATAAGGCAACTGAGGCAGTGCTTCAGCAGTCAGCGCCGTAAGCAGAAGCAAAAGCAAAGcatgcagcagatggctgcaaTTTCTACACCAGAGTACTATGTTGACTATAAACCGAACCATATTGAGGGAGCTTTGGTAATCATCAATGAATATGGCTCTTGCACATGCCAACAACAAGCTTCTCGGGAATGTGAAGTGTGACCCTGCTTTTTGAGTAAGTCTTTACCTGTGATTATCTGGATATacagcaaattccttttttggATACACTGGGGAGGGGGACAGAAGGAATAATTAAATCTTCTagacgctttttttttttttcttacaaagcATTTCACTGTGATGTGGAAGAAGTGTGCTTCATGTGGCTGACTATTTTGTGGTGGATTTAATGCTACTGCTATCTGCTGCTGATCTGAAGTCACACAATGGTCATGGGACTCTTGGACCTGTTGATGTTCTGTCGAAAAAGAGAGAGGAATACAGCACTGAGGCTTTTCTCTCGTGGATGGATATTTGAGCTTTAATGTGTCTTTCTATTTCAGGACATTTaattattgtttaaaaataaactgggGACacgaaagaagaaaaaaagaaaccatttGTATCATGGTACACACAATATTTGAcaagcatttaaaatattaaaaacacatttaagtttaattaaaaatgtaaaaataaaactgtgtaaAATATGTTAAGAAGAAGACGTGCAAGTgtggacaaaaatgaaaaaaaaaaaaagataatctaTTTCTTTtgtaaactacaaaaaaaaaaaaatgtttaaataaatgaattgctATTCACAGAAACTCATTTGTACATGAGAAGCCTGTCAGAGAGGATGAATGACAATAGACGCAGTCTTTGCGCCCGTGGACTGTAGAGCCATGACTCTGCAGTGCAtcaacccccccaaaaataagaagaaatacaaaaaaaaaaaaaaagaaaaaagaaataaaaggggAAGAGGGATATCTGCATCTCATCTTCAGTGTAAAATCCACGGTCTGAGTTTTAGACCTCTTCTTggatttaatcacattttattttgcattcaTTGTGTTGACTTTCTATCAGTGTAGTTTCTTTCCCCTTTCCCATTGCCTGTCTGTGAATAGATTAAAATGATCTATTTCATCCTCTATCAGTaatcatattttcatttaataataCCACAATATCTGTGCTCCATCCAAGTAAAGAAAGCAGAGTACAAAAGATCTAAAGCTATGCCTCTCATTGCTTCTCACCTTTTGGCTGTCGCAGAGGAGTGTTGCCTCCTCTTACTGAATCAAGCACACCAAAGCCAACAATCATTCAGATCATCCATAGTAAAATCAAAATACTAAATACTGTTCAAGTACTATCACGACCACTGAAGAAATTATTCACCAGCTTCGAGACGATTTGCACATATTggtcactttgtttttttcatgtgatGTAAAATGTGTGTTGAATACAAGGCCATTTacaggtgtgtgtatatatccTTCTCCCTTTGGTGTTTATTGTGTAAATTAGCGCACTGACAGATGTTGTGTTTCCTGGGTTCTTTGACATGAACAGTatgatgtgtgtgagagagagagatggaggatcACAACAACTGCAGAAAGAGGGAACAGACTGCTCTCTAGTGTGCATATTCTCATACCGTGGCAGCATTTTACCAATTGTGCACCATGTTCTGAAAAATTCCACAACAGGGGCAACATCAATATACTGAttttacagcagcttttttctgagaaaaaaaaaaaaaaaaagaagaagaagaagaagagatcaatttgcattattttttgtgttattttgcgATAAATAAGATAATGTTTACAACTTGTAAGTCATcaggaataaaaatgttttaagaacTCACTGACAATCATTACATAAtaagtttacattttttaaatcgtTAATTCAGTAACATTGTGAGAtggtgttttgctgtttctttttttttctttttaaaccataTGCAATAAGTGGCACAAAAATGAGGTGTTTTGGTGTATTTTAAATTGGTGGACCTTTTTTGAGGTTGATAAAGGCCTGGGAgaagaagtgcagaggatttAAGGTCCCTTAAGCAATAAAGtgtctggaaagaaaaaaaaaaagattttgcagAGGGTAAGGattaaatttaattgaactgcACTACCACTTATTGGctctaaatgaaatattttgaagTGAAAATTTTAGTGGCTGacaaaaaagtgcaaatattTTGAAACTatattgttaaaatatttaacGGATTGGAcgttttattatatttgttttatattgtattattgtaaCCTCAAGATCACCAAAAATGCTAGTCAGAGTGACAGTGAGCCGCAGAATATATAATACTGAAGTATCTTCTTTTCCTCCAACAGCTCAAAAGATTTCTCCCAGGCAGCATCCCATCATATAAAAATCATTCTAATTAATGTGAAGGACATGCTGGGAGTTCACTGTGTTGCACTCAGTTCTCCCATTCTGTACGTAATGCAAGCAACAGGACATATACAAGCTGTAATATCATTAGgtggaaaaaatacattttatcatAAAAGACTTCCTTCAAAATTGCATAAATCAGTCATCAATGAGTCTTCAAATTAAAGCTCATATATATCTGTTCcatattttagtttagttttaatctaaaaatgacctcagtaaacaaaACTATATTAATCTATAACATCAAACTAGTGTCTGAGGAAATGTCCCACGGAGagtgaaaaataataatgcagtgTGAGAACTTAGCCAAAGTGAAATTTTGTGTTCATAATGAAATGCAGTGGCCACAGTGTACATAGTGTGTCTGACTACTAACAGGTTGATCAAATCTCTGGGGTCTCTCCAGTTCTcagtaaaaggaaaacaaatactTCTGTTTGTTACGAGACGCCTCAGGCTACAATTAAAGTTTTTATG containing:
- the lrrtm1 gene encoding leucine-rich repeat transmembrane neuronal protein 1, with protein sequence MLMDFLLIGLYLKWPLKKPPGLILCSLGIFLRTVPLVEGVCPRLCRCDSKLLYCEGLNLTDIPRNLSSAMGLSMRENNLTELREGQLAGLSQLTWLYLDHNSIDIVEEGAFDKLRRVKELDLSNNRIESLPNGTFRPLPNLRILDLSYNRLQALEPDLFHSLRKLTNLHLRYNALKFVPVRIFQDCRSLQFLDLGYNQLQSLARNSFAGLFKLTELHLEHNELVKVNLAHFPRLISLRTLYMHNNRATIVVNTLDWTWHFLEKIDLSANEIEYIEPHVFESTPNLKVLMLDSNRLTSVDQRILDSWSSLDSITLAGNDWECSRNVCALASWLSAFQGQHDNSLLCSSPDTAQGEDVLDAVYAFQLCEDPPIEVTTAGLYASTRDLAQGGSVFLGPFTPNPYEGEGSEVVTNSFTVTVGHDDLESTMQIHKVVTGTMALIFSFLIIVLMLYVAWKCFPAGIRQLRQCFSSQRRKQKQKQSMQQMAAISTPEYYVDYKPNHIEGALVIINEYGSCTCQQQASRECEV